One genomic region from Microcystis panniformis FACHB-1757 encodes:
- a CDS encoding S1 RNA-binding domain-containing protein has product MDDFAKALDQYDYQFEKGQIVRGRVDQHTSDGAFIDIGGKSSAFIPLREISLENVISIAEALPIGAEFDFLITRGQDAEGQVTLSLRQLLLQKAWENVREISESGKSVQLRVTGVNKGGVTGEVEGLKGFIPRSHLIEKNDLDSLIGQLLTATFIQIDQENNKLVLSQREIARANAISQLAVGKLLSGTVVKLQPYGVFVDCGGVTGLLHAKQVTGASFNSPMTFFKVGQAIKVVVAEIDEYKNRISLSTKILEAHPGEILENFAEVMETAAERLKQAQEKTPAT; this is encoded by the coding sequence ATGGACGATTTTGCCAAAGCTCTTGATCAATACGATTATCAATTTGAAAAAGGGCAGATCGTGCGCGGGAGAGTCGATCAACACACCTCCGATGGAGCATTCATCGATATTGGCGGCAAATCCTCCGCTTTTATTCCTTTAAGGGAAATTTCCCTGGAAAATGTTATTTCTATTGCTGAAGCTTTACCCATAGGTGCAGAATTCGATTTTCTGATTACCCGTGGACAGGACGCGGAAGGACAAGTTACCCTGTCTCTGCGGCAATTATTACTACAAAAAGCTTGGGAAAATGTCAGGGAAATCTCTGAAAGTGGCAAGTCGGTGCAGCTGCGCGTCACGGGGGTGAATAAGGGGGGAGTGACGGGAGAGGTGGAGGGATTAAAAGGATTTATCCCTCGCTCCCATTTAATCGAAAAAAATGATTTAGATTCCCTGATCGGACAACTTTTAACCGCAACTTTTATTCAAATCGATCAAGAAAATAATAAATTAGTTTTATCTCAGCGAGAAATTGCTCGCGCTAACGCTATCAGTCAATTAGCTGTGGGTAAATTATTAAGTGGCACCGTGGTTAAATTACAACCCTACGGTGTCTTTGTCGATTGCGGTGGAGTGACGGGATTACTCCATGCTAAACAGGTGACAGGAGCCTCTTTTAATTCTCCCATGACTTTCTTTAAAGTTGGTCAAGCAATTAAAGTGGTAGTCGCGGAAATTGACGAATATAAAAATCGCATTTCCCTATCCACAAAAATCCTCGAAGCGCACCCCGGCGAAATTCTCGAAAACTTTGCAGAAGTCATGGAAACAGCAGCAGAAAGATTAAAACAAGCTCAGGAAAAAACCCCAGCAACTTAG
- a CDS encoding class I SAM-dependent methyltransferase, translating to MERILEPEVMDDREEAIEYDAMDFTEVNTNFAKEAVQLAGINARVLDVGTGTARIPIMLCQLRPQWQIIAIDLADSMLEIGQKNILSANCQEQIKLEKVDGKNLPYQSEQFDLVISNSLIHHLENPLPFLREIKRVLKPNGGIFLRDLFRPDSEEIIQGMVREIDPNFSPRQAQLFKDSLQAAFTLAEIEDLIQQSGLKNVKIYQSSERHWTAIKTSKN from the coding sequence ATGGAAAGAATTTTAGAACCGGAAGTAATGGATGATCGGGAAGAAGCGATCGAATATGATGCCATGGACTTCACCGAAGTTAATACTAATTTTGCTAAAGAAGCCGTACAATTGGCCGGTATTAATGCTAGGGTATTAGATGTGGGAACCGGTACTGCACGCATTCCGATTATGCTCTGTCAACTGCGTCCCCAATGGCAAATTATCGCTATTGATCTGGCCGATTCTATGTTAGAAATTGGTCAAAAAAATATCCTGAGTGCTAACTGTCAAGAACAGATCAAATTAGAAAAAGTTGATGGAAAAAATCTTCCCTACCAATCCGAGCAATTTGATTTAGTTATTTCTAATAGTTTAATCCACCATCTCGAAAATCCTCTGCCTTTTTTAAGGGAAATTAAGCGAGTTTTAAAACCCAATGGTGGCATTTTTTTAAGAGATTTATTCCGTCCCGATTCCGAGGAAATAATCCAGGGGATGGTGAGGGAAATCGATCCTAATTTTTCTCCCCGACAAGCGCAACTATTTAAGGATTCTCTCCAGGCCGCTTTTACCCTAGCAGAAATCGAAGATTTAATCCAGCAATCGGGATTAAAAAATGTTAAAATTTATCAGTCTTCCGAACGTCATTGGACAGCCATAAAAACCAGTAAAAACTAA
- a CDS encoding dienelactone hydrolase family protein, with translation MTINTQTVTIPNKDIDIDAYLAIPDRVGIYPAIIVIQEIFGVNDHIRDVTRRIAQEGYIAIAPAIYQRFAPGFETGYSMEDIEIGRQYKEQTKAAELISDIQATIDYLYSLPQVKKTGVGTIGFCFGGHVVYLVSTLEDIKVSASFYGAGITTGTPGGGQATVKVTPQIKGTIYAFFGMLDASIPQKQVDEIENALIRYQIPHRVFRYENADHGFFCDQRASYNANAAKSAWDHVLELFSLLKS, from the coding sequence ATGACTATTAATACGCAAACTGTTACGATTCCTAACAAAGATATTGACATAGATGCCTATTTAGCCATTCCGGATCGGGTGGGAATTTATCCAGCAATTATCGTAATTCAGGAAATATTCGGCGTAAACGACCATATTCGCGATGTCACCCGCAGAATTGCCCAAGAAGGCTATATAGCGATCGCTCCTGCCATTTATCAGCGATTCGCTCCTGGTTTTGAAACGGGGTACAGTATGGAAGATATTGAAATCGGTCGTCAGTACAAAGAACAAACCAAAGCAGCCGAATTAATCAGCGATATCCAAGCCACCATCGATTATCTTTATAGTTTGCCACAGGTGAAAAAAACCGGTGTCGGCACGATCGGTTTTTGTTTTGGTGGTCATGTGGTTTATCTTGTCTCCACTCTAGAGGATATCAAAGTTAGTGCCTCTTTTTACGGTGCGGGAATCACCACGGGAACCCCTGGGGGTGGTCAAGCGACAGTGAAGGTGACTCCCCAAATCAAAGGGACAATCTACGCATTTTTCGGGATGTTAGATGCGAGTATTCCTCAAAAGCAAGTGGATGAGATAGAAAACGCATTAATCCGTTATCAAATTCCTCATCGAGTTTTCCGCTATGAAAATGCCGACCATGGCTTTTTCTGCGACCAAAGGGCTAGTTATAATGCTAATGCGGCCAAATCTGCCTGGGATCATGTGCTAGAGTTATTTAGCCTTCTTAAATCTTAA
- the scpB gene encoding SMC-Scp complex subunit ScpB: MSAEAHQEIRLATRLEAILYLKGQPVPLTEMVRLTNSDRLTVEDAMIELMSDYAHRDSALEVVETPLGYSLQLRSAYQNLIEDLIPAELGTGTLRTLAAIALKEPILQADLINLRGSTAYQQVQDLVERGFVRKRKQNEGRSYWLELTDKFHQYFEVDNLREQGILEATDRE, from the coding sequence TTGAGCGCGGAAGCCCACCAGGAGATCAGACTAGCTACCCGTCTAGAAGCGATACTTTACCTAAAAGGGCAGCCTGTCCCCTTAACCGAGATGGTGAGATTAACCAACAGCGATCGCTTGACGGTGGAAGATGCCATGATCGAGTTAATGTCCGATTATGCACACCGGGATAGTGCCTTGGAAGTGGTGGAAACCCCCCTCGGTTATAGTTTACAATTGCGGTCAGCTTATCAGAATTTGATCGAAGACCTGATCCCGGCCGAATTAGGCACAGGAACCCTCCGTACTTTAGCAGCGATCGCACTAAAAGAACCGATTTTACAAGCGGATTTAATTAATTTACGAGGCAGTACGGCCTATCAACAGGTTCAGGACTTGGTAGAACGAGGATTTGTGAGAAAACGCAAGCAAAATGAAGGTAGATCGTACTGGTTAGAATTAACCGATAAATTTCATCAATATTTCGAGGTTGACAATCTTAGAGAACAGGGTATTCTGGAAGCTACCGATCGGGAATAA
- a CDS encoding DUF6671 family protein, protein MFQDRIAILGTMHGKERVIAPILAQEIGLKVIVPDNFNTDRFGTFTRDIKRIGTQIETARRKAQQAIELSGYDIGIASEGSFYPYPHLPLVSCNRELILLLDRVHNLEIIGQAIVTETNHAHQTVTNLAAALEFAEKIGFPSHGLVVMFDKNSLDSEQIFKGITDEKNFVKIVEDILDKNGKVHLETDMRAMHNPTRMKAIAAATANLVQKLNQLCPNCGCPGFDIIERTSGLPCGLCHFPTSLIKLELYGCQRCDYREEKLFPNGQKTADPMYCEYCNP, encoded by the coding sequence ATGTTTCAAGATCGGATAGCAATTTTAGGGACTATGCACGGAAAAGAGCGGGTGATTGCACCGATTTTAGCGCAAGAAATAGGCCTTAAGGTGATTGTACCCGATAATTTTAATACCGATCGCTTTGGCACTTTTACCCGGGATATTAAGCGCATCGGGACACAAATTGAAACCGCTCGCAGGAAGGCACAACAAGCGATCGAGCTTTCGGGATACGATATCGGAATTGCTAGTGAGGGTAGTTTTTATCCCTATCCCCACTTGCCGCTAGTTTCCTGTAATCGTGAATTGATTTTATTGCTCGATCGAGTCCATAATCTAGAAATAATTGGTCAAGCAATAGTCACGGAAACTAATCACGCTCACCAAACTGTAACTAATCTAGCAGCTGCTTTAGAATTTGCCGAAAAAATCGGCTTTCCTAGTCATGGTTTAGTGGTGATGTTTGATAAAAATTCTCTCGACTCCGAGCAGATTTTTAAGGGAATTACTGACGAGAAAAATTTCGTTAAAATTGTTGAAGATATTCTTGACAAAAACGGCAAGGTACACCTAGAAACCGATATGCGTGCTATGCACAATCCCACGCGGATGAAAGCAATTGCAGCTGCGACAGCAAATCTGGTGCAGAAACTTAATCAATTATGTCCTAATTGTGGTTGTCCGGGGTTTGATATTATCGAAAGAACATCGGGTTTACCCTGTGGTTTATGTCACTTTCCCACCTCTTTAATTAAACTGGAACTATACGGTTGTCAAAGGTGTGATTATCGAGAGGAAAAACTCTTTCCCAACGGTCAAAAAACTGCCGATCCGATGTATTGTGAATATTGTAATCCTTAA
- the ndhD1 gene encoding photosynthetic/respiratory NAD(P)H-quinone oxidoreductase subunit D1 yields the protein MNLTNFPWLTVIILFPIVAALLVPIIPDKDGKTVRWFALTVGLIDFALIIYAFYSSYDFANPNLQLVESYQWLPEIDLRWSLGADGLSMPLIILTGFITTLAILAAWPVTFKPKLFYFLMLLMYGGQIAVFAVQDLLLFFLVWELELVPVYLILSIWGGKRRLYAATKFILYTAGGSLFILVAALTMAFYGDTVSFDMVTIAGKDFPLKLQLFLYAGFLIAYGVKLPIFPLHTWLPDAHGEATAPAHMLLAGILLKMGGYALLRMNMGMLPDAHAVFAPVLVILGVVNIIYAALTSFAQRNLKRKIAYSSISHMGFVLIGMASFTDIGTSGAMLQMISHGLIGASLFFMVGCTYDRTHTLMLDEMGGVGKKMKKVFAMWTTCSLASLALPGMSGFVAELMVFIGFATSDAYSPTFRVIIVFLAAIGVILTPIYLLSMLREILYGPENKELEEHHALVDAEPREVFIIASLLVPIIGIGLYPKVATTIYDATTNKLTALARNSVPSLVQQAKVKTPSFSLYSLKAPEI from the coding sequence ATGAATCTAACGAACTTTCCTTGGTTAACTGTCATCATCCTTTTTCCCATCGTCGCCGCTTTATTGGTTCCCATAATTCCCGATAAAGACGGTAAAACCGTGAGATGGTTTGCTCTGACGGTGGGATTAATCGACTTTGCCCTAATTATCTACGCTTTCTATAGCAGTTACGATTTCGCTAATCCCAATCTGCAATTAGTGGAAAGTTACCAATGGTTGCCAGAAATTGACCTAAGATGGTCTTTAGGAGCCGATGGCCTCTCCATGCCTCTGATTATCTTAACGGGATTTATTACCACTCTAGCTATCTTAGCGGCTTGGCCGGTCACTTTTAAACCGAAACTATTCTACTTCCTGATGCTGTTGATGTACGGGGGACAGATTGCGGTGTTTGCCGTACAGGATCTGTTACTGTTCTTCCTCGTCTGGGAATTAGAATTAGTCCCCGTCTATCTGATCCTCTCTATTTGGGGCGGTAAACGCCGTCTCTACGCAGCCACCAAATTTATCCTTTACACCGCCGGAGGCTCTCTCTTCATCCTTGTAGCGGCGCTGACGATGGCTTTTTATGGCGATACCGTCTCCTTTGACATGGTGACTATTGCTGGCAAGGATTTCCCCCTGAAACTGCAATTATTCCTCTACGCCGGTTTTCTGATTGCCTACGGGGTAAAACTGCCGATTTTCCCCCTCCATACTTGGCTACCGGATGCCCACGGCGAAGCCACTGCCCCCGCCCATATGTTACTAGCGGGAATTTTGCTTAAAATGGGTGGTTATGCGCTCTTACGGATGAATATGGGGATGTTACCCGATGCTCACGCCGTTTTCGCTCCCGTTTTGGTGATTTTAGGGGTAGTTAATATTATCTACGCCGCCTTAACCTCTTTTGCCCAACGCAATCTTAAGCGCAAAATTGCCTATTCTTCCATCTCTCACATGGGATTTGTCCTGATTGGCATGGCTTCCTTTACCGATATTGGTACAAGTGGGGCGATGTTACAGATGATTTCCCACGGACTGATTGGGGCGAGTTTATTCTTTATGGTCGGTTGTACCTACGATCGCACCCATACCCTGATGTTAGACGAGATGGGCGGTGTCGGCAAGAAAATGAAGAAAGTTTTTGCCATGTGGACCACCTGTTCCCTCGCTTCCCTGGCTTTGCCCGGGATGAGCGGTTTTGTGGCGGAATTAATGGTATTTATCGGTTTTGCCACCAGTGATGCCTATAGTCCCACTTTCCGCGTCATCATCGTCTTTTTAGCGGCTATCGGTGTCATTCTCACCCCGATTTATCTCTTGTCCATGTTGCGAGAAATTCTCTACGGGCCGGAAAATAAGGAATTAGAAGAACACCATGCCCTCGTCGATGCGGAACCCCGGGAAGTCTTTATCATCGCCTCTCTATTAGTGCCAATTATCGGCATTGGACTCTATCCCAAAGTGGCGACGACGATTTACGATGCTACCACCAATAAATTAACCGCCCTAGCGCGTAATTCCGTCCCCAGTTTAGTGCAACAGGCTAAAGTGAAAACCCCTAGTTTCTCCCTTTATTCCCTAAAAGCACCCGAAATTTAA
- a CDS encoding ABC transporter ATP-binding protein: protein MSFDTSSLSERNDKAEVYQPVIIRLENVSKIYGSGETMVKALNNINLSLKKGEYCAIMGASGSGKSTAMNIIGCLDRPTSGSYYLENLDVSTLPDGDLAQIRNRKIGFVFQQFHLLPQMSALENVMLPMIYGGVSPQERKERAIAALTKVKLDNRLHNKPNQLSGGQQQRVAIARAIVNQPILLLADEPTGALDSKTTQEVMAIFSELNNSGITIVMVTHEADVARHSQRIIWFKDGEVVYPNLAPTDLHEVIG from the coding sequence ATGAGTTTTGATACTTCCTCTCTCAGCGAACGCAACGATAAAGCCGAAGTCTATCAGCCAGTAATTATTCGCCTCGAAAATGTGTCTAAAATCTACGGCAGTGGCGAAACCATGGTTAAAGCCCTCAATAACATCAATTTAAGCCTAAAAAAAGGGGAATATTGCGCTATTATGGGGGCTTCGGGTTCGGGAAAATCCACAGCCATGAATATTATCGGCTGTCTTGATCGTCCCACCTCGGGGTCCTATTATCTAGAAAATCTGGACGTTTCCACGCTGCCGGATGGGGATTTAGCCCAGATTCGCAATCGCAAAATCGGCTTTGTTTTCCAGCAATTCCATCTTTTACCCCAGATGAGTGCGCTGGAAAATGTCATGTTACCGATGATTTATGGTGGGGTTTCTCCCCAAGAAAGAAAGGAAAGAGCGATCGCTGCTTTAACGAAGGTAAAATTGGATAATCGACTGCACAATAAACCCAATCAATTATCGGGGGGACAACAGCAGCGCGTTGCTATTGCTAGGGCAATTGTCAATCAACCCATATTATTACTTGCTGATGAACCGACGGGGGCGCTAGACTCGAAAACTACCCAAGAGGTGATGGCTATTTTCTCGGAATTGAATAACAGTGGCATTACTATCGTCATGGTAACTCATGAGGCTGATGTGGCGCGTCACTCTCAGCGCATTATTTGGTTTAAGGATGGTGAAGTGGTTTATCCTAATCTCGCACCGACGGATTTACACGAGGTGATTGGGTAG
- a CDS encoding DUF760 domain-containing protein, with amino-acid sequence MTFNPDFFPWETEEQNDNCLMQYLQQQHPETLERIAQSVSSEIKDIISQNVRGLVGMLPSEDFAVQITTDRENLANLLASAMMTGYFLGQVEKRHHLESILLATESIKLGKKPKID; translated from the coding sequence ATGACTTTTAATCCTGATTTTTTTCCCTGGGAAACCGAAGAACAAAATGATAACTGTCTGATGCAGTATCTCCAGCAGCAGCATCCTGAAACCCTTGAGAGAATAGCCCAATCCGTCAGTAGCGAAATTAAGGATATTATCTCGCAAAACGTCAGGGGATTGGTGGGAATGCTGCCCTCAGAGGATTTTGCGGTACAAATTACCACCGACCGCGAGAATTTGGCTAATCTTCTCGCTTCAGCGATGATGACGGGTTATTTCCTCGGTCAAGTGGAGAAGCGCCATCATTTAGAATCAATTTTGTTAGCTACAGAATCAATTAAATTAGGCAAAAAACCAAAAATAGATTAA
- a CDS encoding NAD(P)-dependent oxidoreductase, whose product MKVGILGTGLMGTPMVERLLNQKIPVIAYNRTLEKLTPLQQLGAKTVSCSEQVIQEADCLILMLTNAAAIQEVLGLNSEQSNFNNRTIIQMGTIAPSESKQLRDQIVAKGGEYLEAPVLGSIPEAKNGTLLVMVGATEKQFHQWSNLLAHFGQEPMLIGEVGTASALKLALNQLIASLTSAFALSLAFLSQQGVDLEKFMTILRQSALYAPTFDKKLTRMLEENYANPNFPTKHLLKDVNLFLEESEKLDLTTFPLTGVQSLLEKALEMGLAEQDYSALYEALKKELSR is encoded by the coding sequence ATGAAAGTTGGAATTTTGGGAACGGGATTAATGGGAACGCCAATGGTAGAAAGATTATTAAATCAGAAAATTCCTGTTATTGCCTATAATCGCACCTTGGAAAAATTGACACCTTTACAGCAGTTAGGAGCCAAAACAGTTAGCTGTTCCGAGCAAGTCATTCAAGAGGCAGATTGTCTGATTTTAATGTTAACTAATGCCGCCGCTATCCAAGAGGTTTTAGGATTAAATTCCGAGCAATCTAACTTTAATAATCGGACTATTATCCAGATGGGAACTATTGCTCCTTCTGAAAGTAAACAACTGCGAGATCAAATTGTGGCTAAAGGGGGAGAATATCTAGAAGCACCCGTGTTAGGAAGTATTCCCGAAGCTAAAAATGGGACTCTCTTAGTTATGGTGGGAGCAACAGAAAAACAGTTTCATCAATGGTCAAATTTATTAGCACATTTTGGTCAAGAACCGATGTTAATCGGGGAAGTGGGAACCGCATCGGCGTTAAAATTAGCTTTAAATCAATTAATTGCCTCTCTAACCAGTGCTTTTGCTTTGAGTTTAGCTTTTTTATCCCAGCAAGGAGTAGATCTAGAAAAGTTCATGACTATCCTGCGTCAAAGTGCCTTATATGCGCCTACTTTTGACAAAAAATTAACCAGAATGTTAGAAGAAAATTATGCTAACCCTAATTTTCCCACTAAACATTTACTCAAAGATGTCAATCTCTTTTTAGAGGAATCGGAGAAGTTAGATTTAACCACTTTTCCCCTAACAGGAGTACAGAGCCTTCTGGAAAAAGCTTTAGAAATGGGATTAGCAGAACAAGATTATTCAGCTTTATACGAAGCGCTGAAAAAAGAATTAAGTAGGTAG
- a CDS encoding inositol monophosphatase family protein → METFWSQVLDFCYQATEQVGDRLVADFGKLQATNKADGTLVTAADRWSDGELRSLIARTFQDHGVLTEETTHIFPDQEWCWVVDPIDGTTNFTRGIPIWGISLGLLYRGTPVFGFVYLPCLKQAYYGYWYGETGLTGPEGAYCDGQPIHTSDDFPSKNHLFNLCARSTGVFKNPFPCKVRMIGVASYNLLLVADGTVLGGVEATPKVWDIAAVWAILQAAGGVFISLGEKIFPLQVGENYSDRSYPCLAVARSNLAPVFLPLVGFLKDVA, encoded by the coding sequence ATGGAAACTTTTTGGAGTCAGGTTTTAGACTTTTGTTATCAGGCTACCGAGCAGGTGGGCGATCGCCTAGTAGCTGATTTTGGCAAATTACAGGCCACCAATAAAGCAGACGGGACTTTAGTGACGGCTGCCGACCGTTGGTCCGATGGCGAATTGCGATCATTAATTGCCCGCACTTTCCAGGATCATGGAGTCCTAACCGAGGAAACTACCCATATTTTCCCGGATCAAGAATGGTGTTGGGTAGTGGATCCAATCGACGGCACGACTAATTTTACTCGCGGTATTCCCATCTGGGGCATTTCCCTAGGACTTCTCTACCGGGGGACTCCTGTGTTCGGATTTGTTTATCTCCCCTGCCTGAAACAGGCCTATTATGGTTATTGGTACGGTGAGACGGGTTTAACCGGTCCAGAGGGGGCCTACTGCGATGGTCAACCGATTCACACCAGCGACGATTTTCCCAGCAAAAATCATCTGTTTAATCTCTGCGCTCGTAGTACAGGTGTATTTAAAAACCCCTTTCCCTGCAAAGTGCGGATGATAGGAGTGGCTAGTTATAATCTGCTTTTGGTTGCCGATGGCACTGTCTTGGGAGGAGTGGAAGCAACCCCAAAAGTCTGGGATATTGCTGCGGTTTGGGCAATTCTACAGGCCGCCGGCGGGGTATTTATCTCTTTAGGAGAAAAGATTTTTCCCTTACAGGTGGGGGAAAATTATAGTGATCGATCCTATCCCTGTTTAGCCGTGGCTCGATCGAATTTAGCGCCAGTTTTCTTGCCTTTGGTCGGTTTTCTCAAGGATGTTGCTTGA